Proteins from a single region of Gammaproteobacteria bacterium:
- a CDS encoding low molecular weight phosphatase family protein, with protein MNLLEQGKRRFTTRYGSQKGFVRTYWHRFLYLTGRYRDYQQIDWQSIDRLVFVCRGNICRSAYAEVVARSLGMEAISCGLDTREGLPANRDAIRMARQMGHHLEEHKTTPIMYLILRRSDLIVTMEPWHAEFLRQHLIRKHYCTLLGLWSQPVLPHIQDPFGASDAYFQQCFTQIEQSVYEIAKLFKRQTH; from the coding sequence ATGAACTTACTTGAACAGGGCAAGCGCAGGTTTACCACCCGCTATGGCTCGCAGAAGGGCTTCGTGCGGACGTACTGGCATCGCTTCCTTTATCTTACAGGCAGGTATCGCGATTACCAACAGATTGATTGGCAATCTATCGATCGTCTGGTATTCGTCTGCAGGGGGAATATTTGCCGAAGTGCGTATGCTGAAGTTGTCGCCCGATCACTGGGCATGGAGGCAATTTCCTGCGGTCTTGATACGCGCGAAGGTTTGCCGGCAAATCGCGATGCAATCCGTATGGCAAGGCAGATGGGCCACCACCTTGAGGAACATAAAACAACACCGATAATGTACCTGATACTGAGAAGATCGGATCTGATTGTTACGATGGAGCCTTGGCACGCTGAATTTCTCCGGCAACACCTGATAAGGAAGCATTATTGTACGTTGCTTGGTTTATGGTCCCAGCCTGTTTTACCGCATATTCAGGATCCGTTTGGTGCTTCTGACGCGTATTTTCAACAATGCTTTACACAAATAGAACAATCAGTGTATGAAATTGCCAAATTATTTAAAAGACAAACACATTGA